Proteins from a genomic interval of Lactococcus protaetiae:
- the rpsP gene encoding 30S ribosomal protein S16, producing the protein MSVKIRLTRMGSKKKPYYRINIADSRAPRDGRFIETVGTYNPLVAENQVTLKEERILEWLNNGAQPSDTVRNLLSKAGVMKKFHESKFSK; encoded by the coding sequence ATGTCTGTAAAAATCCGTTTGACTCGTATGGGTTCTAAGAAAAAACCTTACTACCGTATTAACATTGCTGATTCACGCGCTCCACGTGATGGTCGTTTCATCGAAACAGTTGGTACTTACAACCCACTCGTAGCTGAAAACCAAGTCACACTTAAAGAAGAACGCATCTTGGAATGGTTGAACAATGGTGCACAACCATCAGATACAGTTCGTAACTTGCTTTCAAAAGCTGGAGTTATGAAAAAATTCCACGAATCAAAATTCTCTAAATAA
- a CDS encoding MFS transporter yields the protein MKPNHHALTFGLISTFLTGLGFTIIAPVVPFLVAPFANHSNQAFIVTALTAIYAGCTFLAAPAMGALSDRYGRKVILLTCLAGSSIGYLVFGLAGALWMLFLGRIIDGLTGGNIVALFAYFADITKAEERTKIFGWAAAAVGIGTITGPTFGGLLAHFGNSVPFYFGAFICLLNLVYGLFAMPESLAVDKRLSKLPLNRINPFTALFDVLTMRNLSKLFIVGFFLWIPAGAMQAIISQFTWDSFAWRPVAIGLVFSIMGLQDIVTQTLIMKHLLKHFNDKQLINLAIVSELIGYTLMALSAITQFWPIFILAMFIYAFGDSVFGTAFNGRLSKQASDSEQGKLQGGSQALQSLARIAGPLIGGEIYILFGHSAPALMGIILLVAALFTLRKREDNAEKENIL from the coding sequence ATGAAACCTAATCATCATGCCCTAACCTTTGGGCTTATCTCAACATTTCTTACAGGACTGGGCTTTACAATCATTGCTCCTGTTGTTCCGTTTCTAGTCGCTCCTTTTGCAAATCATAGTAATCAAGCATTTATTGTGACTGCGCTAACTGCGATTTATGCAGGCTGTACCTTTCTTGCTGCACCAGCAATGGGTGCTCTTTCTGACCGATATGGTAGAAAAGTCATTTTATTAACTTGTCTCGCGGGTTCAAGCATCGGTTATCTCGTTTTTGGACTGGCGGGCGCACTTTGGATGCTGTTTCTTGGTCGGATTATTGATGGATTGACTGGTGGAAATATTGTTGCACTTTTTGCCTACTTTGCCGATATTACAAAAGCTGAAGAACGTACAAAAATCTTTGGTTGGGCAGCAGCGGCCGTTGGTATTGGGACGATTACTGGCCCTACGTTTGGGGGACTGCTTGCTCATTTTGGAAATAGTGTTCCTTTTTATTTCGGTGCTTTTATTTGTTTGCTCAATCTTGTTTATGGTCTCTTTGCAATGCCAGAAAGTTTAGCAGTAGATAAGCGATTATCAAAACTTCCGCTCAATCGGATTAATCCTTTTACAGCACTCTTTGATGTTTTGACTATGCGTAATCTTTCAAAACTTTTCATCGTAGGTTTTTTCCTGTGGATTCCAGCAGGAGCAATGCAGGCCATCATTAGCCAGTTTACATGGGATAGTTTTGCATGGAGACCTGTAGCTATCGGACTCGTCTTTTCTATCATGGGGCTACAAGATATTGTCACTCAAACATTGATAATGAAACATCTACTCAAGCACTTCAATGATAAGCAGTTAATTAATCTCGCGATAGTGAGTGAGCTTATCGGGTACACATTGATGGCTCTCTCAGCAATCACTCAGTTTTGGCCCATCTTTATCCTTGCAATGTTTATCTATGCTTTTGGCGATTCGGTATTTGGTACCGCTTTTAACGGCCGTTTATCCAAACAAGCAAGCGATAGCGAGCAGGGAAAGCTCCAAGGTGGGTCACAAGCCTTACAATCCCTTGCACGCATTGCAGGACCTTTAATCGGTGGTGAAATATATATTCTCTTTGGACATTCAGCTCCTGCGCTTATGGGAATAATTTTGCTTGTTGCTGCTTTATTCACTCTAAGAAAGAGAGAAGACAACGCTGAAAAGGAAAATATTTTATAA